One genomic window of Euleptes europaea isolate rEulEur1 chromosome 8, rEulEur1.hap1, whole genome shotgun sequence includes the following:
- the LRATD2 gene encoding protein LRATD2, with product MGNQVEKLTHLNYKEVPTADPTGMDRDEGPRIGVSYIFSNDDDELEPQQDSGVPDRACPASQPYDPRLHEVECSVYYRDECVYQKSFSGDDTLPAGVDGGGTGALATYTPENLLNKCKPGDLVEFVCQAQYPHWAVYVGDFQVVHLHRLEVVNSFLTDASQGRRGRIANQLYHYKPLSPATVVQNALDQVGCKDRDLSWRNSECFAAWCRYGKREFKIGGELRIGKQPYRLEIRLGDKRSHTLEFQSLEDLIMEKRRNDQIGRAAVIQELSSHLQAAEEEDHCDPGTRTAAE from the coding sequence ATGGGGAACCAAGTCGAGAAACTGACCCACCTAAACTACAAGGAAGTTCCTACGGCTGACCCGACGGGCATGGACAGAGATGAGGGTCCGAGGATCGGGGTCTCCTACATATTTTCGAACGATGACGACGAACTGGAGCCTCAGCAGGACTCGGGCGTGCCAGATCGGGCGTGCCCCGCCTCCCAGCCCTACGACCCACGGCTGCACGAAGTGGAATGTTCGGTCTATTATCGCGACGAGTGCGTCTATCAGAAAAGCTTTTCCGGTGATGATACGCTACCGGCAGGGGTGGATGGGGGTGGCACAGGGGCCCTGGCCACCTACACCCCGGAGAACCTTTTGAACAAGTGCAAACCTGGCGACCTGGTGGAGTTTGTGTGCCAGGCCCAGTACCCTCACTGGGCGGTGTACGTCGGGGATTTCCAGGTGGTGCATCTGCACAGGTTGGAAGTGGTGAACAGCTTCCTGACGGACGCCAGCCAGGGCAGGAGGGGGCGCATCGCCAACCAGTTGTACCACTACAAGCCACTCAGCCCGGCCACGGTGGTGCAGAACGCCCTGGATCAGGTTGGGTGCAAGGACCGAGATCTCAGCTGGAGGAACTCGGAATGCTTCGCCGCCTGGTGCCGCTACGGCAAGCGCGAGTTCAAAATCGGCGGGGAGCTCCGCATTGGCAAGCAgccctaccggctggagatccgGCTGGGCGACAAGcgcagccacacgctggagttccAGAGCCTGGAGGACCTCatcatggagaagaggaggaacgaCCAGATCGGCCGGGCGGCCGTgatccaggagctctccagccacctgCAGGCGGCCGAGGAGGAGGACCACTGCGATCCGGGCACCCGGACTGCCGCCGAGTAG